Genomic window (Magnolia sinica isolate HGM2019 chromosome 10, MsV1, whole genome shotgun sequence):
CTGAGGCTCGAAATTGTGGGGTTTATCTGGTTTCCCCATCTCAATAGCGCAGAAAATCACCACGAAAACAGCTGCACCAATATACAAGTACTCTCCCTGGAAACATGACCCCACAACAGCAGTTAGATTAGAGATTGCTTCTGTCAACAGCCATTTTAAAGTGTGAGCATGACTATGTATAAGAAAAGTTCAATAGGATTGATTGTGTTTAAGAAACTCAAAAAGGAATTGCAAAATCTTTTCATTGCTGACAAGTTCTCAGTACAGCTCCATACAAGCAGTAATTCGTCGTTTTGCACATAAACCATCAGCAAAACTCAATTGAGTTGGAGACGAACGTTGATACTCCGGATGAGTCGTATACGCAAGCACTTAAAATTAGAAATTCCACATGTGGCATACTAGTCAAATTAAACCATAAAAAATTTTCTACCCAGTGTAGATGtatcatggaccaaaaatcaagcttatttgattatctgactattggattggttgacatttattggacaattaaaatgaaaaatatctaacggtgttatttccacaaacaagtgtccacgaattggaggttaggatttttcaaccaatctgatcttgggattGTGACTTCGCGACAGTGGCCGAACAATTTAGAAGGTTTTATCTGAGTTGATATATggcatgtgtacaatttctgcaTGCCTGCGTGTCAAGTGCCATACACaacctgagtatcatataccTCATTGAGTTTTGTTTCTCTCCTAAGTGATTCATTTTGGATTGAAAAGCTAGGACTTCATGGTTCTTATGTACCTAACTCATTCAAATTTCATCCAGTAAAACAGAAGAATTATAAATCTCCAACATAATAGATGGGAATATCGCAAATAGAGCCACTGCGACACCCATGAAGGGGGTAGTTCCCGACCAGATCGTTGAGTGATCCATTTACCATCCTTCCTTTTGTAGGAGTCAAAAATTACCATGATGGTTCcattgctttatatatttatctcgtCTGAGATTCAGCAATCCCGAAGTTTGAGTACACATCAACTTCGGGGGCACCCTTCCATGTGAAACAATAAAATACATTTCGACATGGAGTTGTAGGCAGTAGAAACCATAAGCAAAGTTGGAAACTTGGAGCCAGAAAATTTCCATTCATCTACATAAACAGGCCCAAATGCAGTATACTGAAGTGAAAAGTAATCGTCGAAGAACGCAAGAAAAACCCAGTTTTCCAGGGATCAATAGGAAGATAATCCTATTTATTTCTGATTTAAAGAAACCAATAACTAGTTTGTACCAAAATTTCCTTCTTCCCACTTTCTATGCTAACagttcatgaaaaaaaaataaaatttctgtaACTTGGAATTTCTAAAACTAGGTATTTCTTTACCGGGACGTGGTATACTAACCCAGCAGCCATGGCTGGAAGAAAGAGCCATGACATGATCCCTGCCAAGAAAATGTTAAATTCAGTAGTAATATTaaccaacaaaaagcaaaaaTATAAGATTATGAAGGGTTGGTGAGCTGTTATACCTTGAAAACCTGAAGGAGGTTCTGCGGCTGTATACTCTGACACGACTCCTTCCCAAAATGTCCCTAAATCATAAATTCATGTTAGAAGCAGCATTCAAAAACTCAAATCTCGACAACAAAACCAATCTGTAGGTCTTTTAATTCGACTTGGCAAAAACAATGAAAAAGCCACAGTTTGaggattatttaattttatttttaaataaaattttcttcATGGATTCAATGGGCCCCGTCATGGTTGGTCCGTGCATCAGAATCCCCAGATTGGAGTATTGTCATCAATGCTTGCAGACCATTGGAGCATCGATATCGCCATCAAGGTTTGCAAaccactctccctccctcattgaatcactatatatatatatatatatgcttaactaataataataaaaatgtggTAAATGGAAAATACTCCATCGGATTACCCAAAAGTATAGTCTGACCTCTGAAGGACACCTGCgcagcatggttttaagactcggcaACTCGTTGAGTCCTGAGTCGGGTCAAGATAGTCATGGGTGATCCGATTATTTGAATGCATGCTCATGGATTCGAACTGGATCCGTCTCGACCGTGTCCGAGTCAACTTAGACAGCTGAATTAGATGAGTTGttaatccatgctgcccagctGTCCTACCTGTGGGAAACTGCAGTAACAGATTGATAGACCCTGCTGTGGATGGTCCATGGTGCAAATAATGGCTGATCCAGCTATTGGACAGCTAAAGTATGAAGGACAATAGTTCATACCTAGTGAGAAGGGTCCATTTATTGTGGTTAGGATTGCCCCATCAGTGCCATTTTGCACTACAGGCCATCCAAGcaaggcccaccagatgaagggcCTTGATCAACCACAGTGGATTCCATGTAAACAATATTTCAGGTTGTCCTTGAGAATATCACCTTCATGGCCTTCGTGATATGTGTGGTGCCCATCATACTCTCCATAAACAAATTCATCCTGAAACTCAGAAaagatagataaataaataaataaatgaggaaAAGTTCGTGAACACACATCTACTTGCAGTCCAACAACAGTAGCAGGAACCTTAACAAGCATTCAAATTTGgggttttttctaattttttttttttttttaaaagggtgtGGATCCCCTACAATGTTTGTAGAAAAAGCTTACTCTACAAGACTACAACTCTGCTTGTGGGGCACACTACCCATCTAGAAGGGTCGCCCCACCATGGGCTACCATGTGAATTTGGAAGTTTGTTGATGATGTCCGttgtttttctatggtgtgactcACTTATTGATCATATAGACCTgagttttggggcatcccatcatcACGGTCtcacatggtggaccccacatagaaaGTTGAATGACATTTACAGGTAGTTGAATAAGTTCCACGGCTGTTAATAACCTTTGCGCCCTTGTgaaggacgtggattgcgtactgagtagcgGATTGAGTACAGAGTAGCTCAGtaactatgtgggacccaccatgatgtatgtgtcttatccacgccatccatccattttaacagctcgtcattttagggcatgagcccagaactgaagcatatccaaagatcaagtggaccacaccacaggaaacggtgggaattgaacacttacGGTGGAAAATTTCTTGTGCAccagagaagttttgaatcaagctgatacttgtgtcttcccttcatccatgtctgcgtgcgctggaaaggtttcaacggttaagatcattatcccactgtttcctgttgcgtggtccacttaagctttggatatgcttcgattttgggctcatgccctaacatgagttgataaaacgaatggacggcatggataagacactaacaatatggtgggccccacagagtttactcattacgcaatccgcTTACCCAGGTGAATAAGAATTGCAGAGAATCCCGATTtttaaaacgaaaaaaaaaaaaaaaaaacgcatttTGAGATACTTGCTAGATTCCCGCCAACCAACTTTAAATGGTGGGAGATATGGGAGCACCAAACTCTCGGTGCGCACTGCGCGCATCAAATAAATAAcctgcagcaaaaaaaaaaaaaaaaaaaagcggagggaagaaggaaagaagcagCGGATGGGATTGCTTACAGGGCTGATACCATTAGTGGCCCACCGATCGCGCGCCTCTTGGGagagggcgcggattggatactgacaaggtcagtagccagacgtcaccaagctctgtggaccccaccatgatgcatgtgttgtatccacaccatccaaccatttgtagagatcgttttatggcattacaaagagaatgagatggatctaaatttcaagtgggcccaccacggAAAATCGTGGGAGCCGtcacaccaccgttgaaacatttatagggcccataatgatgtatttttgagatccatcctgttcataagttaacatagagatagatgaagtgaaaacaaagatatcagcttcatcagaaactaccgtggcccataagaaattttgaacgatggatgtcactgtccccactattttctatggtgggtccacttgaaatttagatccatctcattctctttgtaatgccatagaacgatctctacaaatggttggatggtgtggatacaacacatgcatcatggtggggtccacagagcttggtgatgtcacttcagtagccatttggctactgaccttgtcggtATCCAATCCGCACCCCTTCAGAGAGATCGGGCTCGATTTCCGATAGCCCAGCAGCATTCAATCTAGTGTTGGAGTAAGATCTGCTGCTGAGGTTGCACGGGTGGGATTTCTCGAGGCGGAGGAAAGATAAGGTTTTAGGATGTGAAGAAACCCTAGCCCTAATTCTGCAGTAGGATTTGGGAGCGAGGACGAGAGAGATTGAATGACCGGCCATGATGAAGGACTGAGAAATGGCCATTTCTATTTACGGAGTTTGGTTGTTTTTGAAATTGCAGCCCTCTTTCTTTGAGATTTTCCTCCCATTTTGTGggaacggattggatactccccctgacagcggccaatggctggtggtcagtgctctgtgggccccaccatgatgtatttgtttcatccatgccgtccatctatttttacagaatATTTTAcgatgtgagaccaaaaatgaaatgtatcccaatctcaagtataccacattacaggaaacagtgttgaatgagcgtcgaccattacaAAAATTTTGGTgggaataaaagttttggatcaagctgatttttgttttttctcttcatctgggcctgtatgaccaaattaatagattggatatcaaataaacagtacattggaccttaggaggattttaatggtggatatccaatcactattgttttcatgtggtgtggaccaactgagatttatatacctttaatttttgggatgatgcctaaaatgatctttaaaaagggatgaatggtacggatgaaacacatacatcatggtagggctcacagagcaccgaccatcagccactggcagggggagtagccaatccgtttccccatttTGTATTCTttttgagaaatttaggactgtggaccccaccttttatccagctgtttttacgaAACAATACAATCGTGACGGTAATGTCTGATTTGTTGGAAGTTTCTACTTGAATACAAACCGTTGATTACTTTTCCTGTTACCGTCCATTAGATATCGACTCGTCTAAGTATTTAAGGCCTAGCTACAATATAATTGTCTTTTTACAGGCTATTTTAGGTTGGATCGACCATCTAATCATGGCACATGTAATTTTCTGAGCGCATGTGTATCAGACGtcgcactctgccagagtatcgaagtttttctcATTGATGGTAAGGAAGACGTAACCATGGCACTGAAAACGTGAAGCACATGTAGAAAATGACTTGaagaactgtgggccccactgaattGGGAAGACGTTGGTAGGTGAGACGATACAGTAGATACATCTCTCCACCAGAGATGTGGCAGTGGAATCCgtcaatcaggaccgtccaccTACTAGCTGTTCCTGGTAAGGATGGTTCATGATCAGAAAAACCGTACCTAACATGATCCTAACCACGTGATCAACGGACCAGAATCCTTTATGGCATCGATTTTATCACCAAGTAAAACACACAAACTCTGTGGGCCAACATACACACACTTtacgtgtaaaatccactccatacatcaGGTTCCATCCACGATTCTAGTCCCTGAAGAAAAAATTCATCTAGATCTACAACCGAGGTGGGGCACACTGCGGGGAACGATAGGGATGGAAAAcaaaccataggtttgtgtgtgggacaTCCGTCAtgcgtatctttcatcaaaaaccgttaatcaggtgaaaatcactaggatgaagtgcaaatataaaaattagcttgatccaaaactcagacgGGCCACAGCTCGTGAACTTATatgttttgtaaaaaaaaaattgcattgttcctatggtgtggtccactggagtttttttttatcatctaatATTTTGTAAATACGGTTCGAATAAGGTTCATTGcctgatggacggaatagattcaTGTAAACAacatagtggaccccatagagcttgggtgttttatgcAGCCGAGTAAAACAGGTGTTTTCAACGATCATGTCCGTGATCAACGGCCTTGAAAGCAAaatataagggcccgtttggccagttgcattggaaaggattaggtgggatggaattgcatttggtcctgtgccaattccactccatgtctgggaagaatggaaaagcttgaaagtagattagatggaattgcttTGGGTCTCATGCCAATTTCactaaatgttagcaagttgtgtaggtcccactatgatgtgtgggctatatccacactgtccatccatttttcaagatcattttagagcatgggccaaaaatttaagtagatctaaagctcaagtgaaccccaccatagaaagcaatggggattgaatacttaccgttgaaaacttccctagggctacataagttttggatctgcctcatttttaggctaatgccataaaatgaggttacaaaacaaacaaatggtttagatataacacatatgtgttattctcaatagttccaaatgatggtgggtatatttatttaatgtaccaccgtattacaaacaaagcatggaattaagcttatccacgGTGACCGGGAACAATcctgggtaataattatgttttttaatcccatcccacctaatcctttccaatgcaactggccaaacaTGCTCTAAATAAATGGTTAACAGTCAATATTCAGTGCAGACAAGCGCAGTAAAAGATACCCAGCACTGTCCTATTATTGGTGTCAGGTTCACTACCCAAGGACCACCCACGGCCagacagatggatggttaggTTTAAGAGGTCCACCTGTACATATGGAGAGATGAAAAGTCATTTCTCACGGGAAAAGAAAAACACTCGTGTGAGATGGGAGCGGCTCATCAGCCTCTCTGCTGATCTAGGTGCGAGTTCCCACAAAAAAGGGCCACGTGCGTACAAAATAAACGGCTTAGAAGGATTTGGCGTATGGGACAGCCTGATTGGTGGATAATCTCCCACACGTGTTAATCGTGTATATTTATGAAGTGGGGTGCACCTTCGTTTCTATCTCCCATAGTATGTATATATAGGGGGAGAGAGAATAATGCTCACACAATTAATTGGGcaattcaaattggtccaacCAAGTGTATTAAATGGTATAAATTTATCTCTCAATTCAATGTAATGCACCGCGTGAGTCTCACATAAGTGTCGTGAAAATTATGTGTCAAAGATTCCGTTCATTCATCAAGTAGAGTTGATTAATTAAATTTTATctactaaaaattagtaaataGTTATCATTATTTAAGCCACACATGTAACTTGAACCGTAACTGTTAAAATATGTTGAACATTAACCGTTAAAATAGATTTTCACTatgccaaaattgtgaaaaaaggatgatccaaaaccgtctcaaatgatcaaaaaggacggtcatgtatcatcacatgggccgtcaaattttgacgtgtcgtattacttaaaggacggtcgaaaaccgtcattcttattgacgaaaaaaagaccgtcatagaccgtccttaagaAGGACGGTCGTGGATCGTCTTTCATCGATGCCATCCACtcattttgttagatcattttagtatggCTAGAGACGAGGTGgattcaaggcttaagtggatcaaccgtcctttaaaagaACGATCATGGACCattcttaaaaaggactgtcatagaccgtctttgatgagccttcaaaggacggttatggaccgtccttaaaaaggactgtcatggactgtctcttatagcccttcaaaggacggctatcgaccgtcctttaaaaggatggtcacggactgtccttaaaaaggactgtcatggactctcttatgagccttcaaaggacggccacagaccgtccttaaaaaggactattatGGACCGTCCCAGAATTATGCCACAGCCTTCAAAGTACAGGTTGTTgtgttttcaaatttgagaggtaATCAATATACACTGGGTTACACATATAGTGGGtgtttcatcgtattcttccatatatacacctgttatataatatatttcatca
Coding sequences:
- the LOC131258213 gene encoding photosynthetic NDH subunit of subcomplex B 5, chloroplastic-like, encoding MAISQSFIMAGHSISLVLAPKSYCRIRARVSSHPKTLSFLRLEKSHPCNLSSRSYSNTRLNAAGLSEIEPDLSEGARDRWATNGISPDEFVYGEYDGHHTYHEGHEGTFWEGVVSEYTAAEPPSGFQGIMSWLFLPAMAAGLVYHVPGEYLYIGAAVFVVIFCAIEMGKPDKPHNFEPQIYNMERGARDKLIADYNSMDIWDFNEKYGDLWDFTVNRDDIVR